The nucleotide sequence acattcccgttacttttctcaccatgcaaattccaacatgtataacttctatcaattccaaacagtactaaatgcgatgccaactgaacCACGTCAACCCGACTCCCATAACAACAACCTAAGCAAGGACACTTCATTCGACTCGGGTCTTCAGCGTGCGCAACCGCAAATTTAACTAATTTcgatacccctttctcgtactctttcgacaatcgattTGAatgcatccatgtcttatccatgtcttaattaagctaaacaaaaacaaaatattaaggCACAACTAATTAGAGTAGAAACGATCCATCATAGCAGTTCATTCAAAGCataaagttagtaagttcatcacttaacgattaacagCATTGCCATCAAGAATCAtaacaaaaacagaaaagatcCGAGTTTGATTCTCGATTTTACTACTaagtaagctaaacaaaaacgctAATTAGTCACACAACTATAAcaaaagaataactaattacctgTAGTGAAATTTAGGAGCCTCTAGAACCACACACCGTAAGATAATCTGATGTCTCTAGTGACATTCTCttaaaaaatctttaatatccCCGGAAAAACAAAGTTTAGAACAATTAGCCTTTACCATGGTCGGCTCAGAACAATTTCAAAGCTACATGGGGCATTAAATCATAGAGGTGCCACTATTATCACAAAGTCAATTAAAGTATAAGAATTACATGAAACTCATAAAATAGAACTACTCCATAAAGCACAAAAACAATCTCATTTTAACTTTCAACAAACACAACAATAGCATAATAGAACTACTTTTTTTTGGGCTGGAAAATGAAACTAATCTCATTTAAACAATTTTAAGAATCTGTTACTAAGAGTGATAACATCATTCTACTGTAAAatttatgagaaaaaaataatagaacTGTCATGAAGAATTTACAGAACTAAGGTAACTATGTCAATGGCTAacatttgaatatatatatatatatatatatatatatatatatatatatatatatatatatatatatatatatatatatatatatatatatatatatatatatatatatatatatatatatatatatatatatatatatatatatgacataacTAAGGTAACTATGTCAACACTGACAATTGATCCTTCATTCAATCAAATGCAACAGCAAGCAGGAATTTCTTGTTAGAGAAACAAAACATCATTTTATAAAATCTTTTCATTCACACTTGAAAAATATCGTGTGTTTCAGCCACAAAAAATATCGGTAGCTGCAAACTTGAAGGTATGAGAGTAATGTTAGTCAAGAGGGTGGAGGGTATTTTGAGCTTACCTGCTTTGTGTAAGAACCAGAAAGAAAGAAATTCTTCACTGGTGTCTTCTGGTCAGGTCTAAATGGATCTTTGCCAGGCCCCTCATGGTACCGAGATTGGCCAATTTTAACAACAGATGACCAAGTCACTTCTAAGCCTTGAGATGATGGGAACAGGGATATGACCTGATTACAAtttttaaaccaatttaagaTGCCCATTTTTCATGCCATTACTAAAACAATAATGAAAAGATCATTaaaacaaaactttaacaaaTGTCGCATATTTTTAAACTATTTCATTGTAACAAAACCATAATAGGAACTTCTGAAGTATTAGAATATATAGTCCCATTGTAACTATTTCATTCCTAACTTACAGAAATTCCATTATATGTTTATAAGTGCTCATGGAGAAGTTAGATGAGAGAGCTTTGAAAATGTAGAGGTACATAAGCAAATTTCAACTTATACAAGAAGTTAATACATAGAAGATACATGGTCACTGCAAGATCATTTCAATTTAGAGAGTGCTCATGCAGTTTACAAAGTGCTAAATTCATCAAAATTTTGGCAAATTTCGCTGTAGCAAGCACCATACCAGCAGAAGGCAGCTTGTTGGCATAATAAATAGCAGTGCAGGTCTACTATACTTCTCTTGCTTGAGACATAAATCTTGTAAATATTTATTGATCAATAAAAAACTACTTAGAAGCTTTAGTGGTTGCAATATACTCAACATCATAAAAGATAAACAACATACTTTTATAATATTGATATCTAAGACATTGTCTCATGTAAAAGTCATTAAGTATCTAGAAGCTTATTTTCTAGAATTGAGACGAATGCCTGTTTTCGCACATGAGTATATATCTAACATAAGCTCAACACCCCAAAGCATAAGATAACTATGGAAATGTCTCCAAGATATAAGAGAATCAAAAAGTGTTGATTATTGATGTAGTGTTGACAGTGGGATAATGTCAACTGATCTTATATAGGCAACACATGCATACACGCCTAGTTGGATgctttgttatatatataaattttgagcGACTGAAACAATGCAATGGTAAATTTTGGCATTGGATAATTCATCTTTAATTTCAAAAAAGATTTCTCCCAAACAAAAATTGGACCGTAAGTTAAGAAGCGGTTTGTAGAAGCAGTATTATATCCGTAGTAaatctataactatatataaaaGGATAGCCTATTTTTTTTCTCAATAATACCCTTTATAATTAGTgtaattatttaaaagaaaaactaaCAGTTTTAGTTTTGGGTGTTGAAAAAAAAAGGTGTAGTAACTTCCACTTCCTATCTTAcggttaaaaaaattcaaaaactcaAGCAAACTACCATCTCCTTATTTCTTCTTTCTTTACATCTCCCACTCTCTTCTTTGTCTTCCTAATATATTTTCCCTTTTACAGAAATTTGTTAAGACATGATGGCAAAGTCATGCTGGTATGAATTCTCCGTTAATCTCTCTTTTAAATTCTtaactcactctctctctctctcctaggCCTTTAATTAATATTAGGGTTCAGATTTATTCCCTTTAATTTGATTGATCCCACAAAATACATGTTCGTTCTTTAATTACTCTATCTTTCATCCTATTACTCTACATTACTCCGTTATTTATTGAATTCGGTTTTGATTATAGttattgttttatgtgttttttaaaattttattggaTTTGGTGGATTTGTGTCTTGCCAAAGAGATTGTTTCCTTTGacagtttaatttttattttagtacCAATTGTATACAGTAGGAAACAATATGTCTGTCAAATGTGTTTATTTTGGTATGTAATTACGATTTTACTAAGAAATTTTCACATTATTCTTGGCCACCAAGAAAGGAAAAGGTACAAAAAGatagagaatgaaaaagaaaggAAGTGGAGACAGTGTAAGAGAAATAAACATTTTCTCTATATGTGTTCCTTCCTTTTATTTATTGATCACTAAGTATTGAAAAtggaattttaaatattaaagttttgtttgtttatttgtttgcaGCTATTCATTCTAGTGGGAGAacatttttttattcttgaagTGATTTTGGTGATATCCTAATTACTAAATTCTAAGATTGTGAGGGTGTTGGAACAAATGTCATTTCGGAGTATTGTTCGTGACGTGAGGGATGGAATTGGAAGTTTATGGAGTCCGCGTTTTGAGGTGAGGCTTCCTGGAGATCAGAACGGGAAGTCGAGGAGTTCGGTCCATGAGTTGCAGGATCAGCCTCCTGTTATACAGAATAGCCGGTGGGCGAGTTTACCGCCGGAGCTTCTTCGTGATGTTATTAAGAGATTGGAATCTAATGAGAGTACTTGGCCTAGTCGGAAACATGTGGTTGCGTGTGCTGCAGTGTGCAAGTCGTGGAGAGAAATGTGCAAAGAAATTGTTAGCAGTCTTGAGTATTGTGGGAAGATTACTTTCCCGGTTTCACTGAAACAGGTGAGATACCGATTTTCTTTGTTTAAAGGATGCTTAAATTTGGAACTTTGCCTAATATTATCGCTTTTGTGCgtgcatgtttgatttttattGCAGCCCGGGTATAGAGATGGACCAATCCAGTGTTTCATCAAGAGGGACAAATCTAAGCTGACATACCACCTTTTCCTTTGCCTCAGTCCCGGTAAACTTTTTGATACCGtattatctttttatttgatATATTCTTGTCttgtgatttatttgaatttttctaCGTGATTTATTATCTTACGAGTTATGGCGcttgatggtttatttttcaTCTTGTCCATGCTGTATGAAAGTCGAAAGTTTCTATCCCACTCTGTGTATTGGTTCGGTACTTCAATTGTTATCTATGCTGGCATAAATATGAATTGAACAAGTTTTAAGATCAGGTAGTTTGTTGGTATCTGAATTCTGCACTGTGTTCCTGCAGCTTTGCTAGTTGAAAATGGAAAATTTCTTCTCTCGGCTAAACGCACCAGAAGAACGATTTGCAATGAGTATGTTATATCAATGGATGCAGATAACATATCACGATCTAGCAGCACTTACATTGGAAAGCTTAGGTATGGCTTTTCTTTTTTAAGCCGCAAGAACTCGAGTCTATTGTTCTTTCCTTACCATTATGCACTTCACGTATTAACTTTCCCTTGTTTCAGGTCTAATAATTTTCTTGGAACCAAGTTCATAATTTACGATACACAGCCTCCATATAACAATGCTCAGTTGGCGGCTCCACCTGGACGCAACAGCAGTAGATTCTACTCAAAAAAAGTTTCTCCAAAGGTCCCTAGTGGCAACTACAACGTCGCACAGGTCACCTATGGCTTTAATGTCCTCGGCACCCGAGGTCCACGCACCCAAGGTCCACGAAGGATGAATTGCACTATGTACTCAATCCCTTCATCATCCCTTGAGCCCGGTGGCGTTGTCCCAGGCCAGCCAGAGCTCATTTCTCGCTCACTCGAGGATTCTTTCCGTAGCTTATCCTTTGCAAGGTCAATCGATAACTCAACCGAGTTTAGCAGTTGTAGATTCTCGGGCATAATGGGAGCTAGCATAATGGAAGATAGAAATGAAGACGAGGAGGGGAAGGAGAGACCTCTAGTTCTTAAGAACAAATCTTCAGGATGGAACGAACAGCAGCAATGCTGGTGCCTTGACTTTAGGGGACGCGTGACCGTAACGTCCGTCAAGAATTTTCAGCTGATCGCTTCAACACAGCCAGCAGCCGTCCCTCCTTGCGCAGCAACAGGACCTGCGCCGTCGCAGCCGGCTCAGTCTGACCATGACAAGATTATTCTTCAGTTCGGTAAGGTTGGCGAGGACATGTTTACGATGGACTATCGATACCCTCTCTCGGCGTTTCAGGCTTTTGCGATATGCTTGACTAGCTTTGACACAAATATTTATTAGATGAGTGGTTCAAATGCTTAATTGGTTGTACCTAAATCTTAGATGTTGGATTGGATATGTGCCCACTTAAGAATGTCTCCAAACACACCCTCTTACTATTTGCTTTCAAAAGTACCACTAATGTTTAACTATTTGTATGATATATATTCGTACTTTAATTATTAAGGCTATGTCTTGGAAAAATAACAGCTGGATAATAAGTTCGTTGATAGCTATAGCTTATGACTAAGGGGTGATGACTGATGAATTGTAGCGGATGACTAATGATTTATagctgataaattaattaaaatatttgttaaaaCTAGTTGTTCAAATAGatgataaattaaaatgatataaaaaatatttaatatataattattttttaattaaaataaattataaagggcAATAgtggattttagttaaaataataaagataaaatggAATAAAATATGATAAggtataagctataagttaaaacTCTATTTAAAATACCGtatgaaaaataagttataaattagtaaaataagctataagctcgtgatgaaaagactgttaccaaacaaattttttattgtcatatgagctaatAATTACAGTGGAGAAAAATAATTACGTGTATATATTTTATGAGAGTTTTATTGTACATcgcattagaattttttttataacacACAATCATATGAAACATTCTATTTAAATTTTATTGCGTTAACACATGGAATAGTATTGGGTTAACGTCTCTCTATCTCTATCTGAAATTAACATTTTATTGTGTTAACACATGCAATAGTATTGTGTTAACGTCTCTCTGAAAGCAACATTTTATTGCGTTAACACATAGAATAGTATCGGGTTaacgtctctctctctctctcactcttccTCTCTCTCTATATCTATCTCTCTCTCTAAAAGCAACATTTTATTGCGTTAACACATAGAATAGTATTGGGTTAACGACTCTCTTCCTCCCTCTCCCTCCCTCCCTCTCTCTCACTCACTGAAAGCAACATTTTTTGCGTTAAAACATGGAATAGTATTGGGTTAATGTCTCTCTGAAACGATTTATGGTCATTGTGCTAGTCAAGTCCTTACAAATATGCATCTTTAGAACCAATTCTGTTTTATAACACACATTCATATGAAACAGTTTAAATTTTATTGTATTAACACATTAAATAATATTGGGTTAATGTCTCTCTCTAAAATATTattgtgttatttttttttataatgcaATGTACAATAAAACTCGAAAAAAATATAGATAAATGAAAGCCAAATAAATATGAACCCAAAAAGAAGTAGTGAGATaaagagaagaaagagaagaatgtgagaaatgaaagaagaaaatcatTATAGACTAtcacaaaatataaataatttcaaaaatgaaatttataaaaaattatatagcgGGTGCAATTTAAGATTTATGATGGATAATCATAAACTAACGTATGATTCAtttctcttttgattttttttttaaaaatatcctttttttttcaaaacactgATACAATGAAGATTTTcaatattttaacaatttaacTAAAATAtgcaaatatttttcaaaattatcataATTTATTACGTTTGATTACTCAttcaatattaatatatttgaatTAACAATGACAAATGTTTCTCATCAATTATGAATAAGCAGTATATTACACATAATATACTTTATAAATGTATATATATTTTCCAAAGCATACCCTTATAAAATTTATTGAATCATCAAAATTTTAAACCATATATATTATACATATTTGTGCAATACTAACTTAATAAAAGAAACCAAATTCTTTAAATGCAATGGAGAATATAGTTCCATATGATATCTCACAAAggaatattttaattagtaatcaCAACCACACACATAAGATTGAGAAGAAAAAAAGTACACATAGATACATCTTAAATGAAGAAAACGATTTATCTTTTCCACCATGGCTAGGAGTTTCTATTCCCAAAATCATAATAGTTAATCCCAATTCTTACTCACAATTTTCTTCTAATGATGATTTCTTCTTATGATGGTAAAAAATGATTTCTTCTTATGATGATAAAAGCTACTAAATGAGTAAAATATATAAGAGAAATCGCTTAACTTACCTCTCAgtcaacttttattttttttgtaattaaagAGCAAAAGAGAAtttgccaaataaaacaaaaacataaacaaaaaaagCAAATGAATGTGAGAGATTGAAAAAGAGATGCATTTTATAGAACGTGTTTATATGTTTCCATCATTTATGAAGTTACAAAGTTACATAAAAATATTACAGTATTACATAGAACGTGTTTATCTCATTTTGTTATGTAGTTACAGTTTTTCTTTCATTGCATTATATAAAAATGATAGACAAACTAACTTTGGTAGTTATACACGCAAATTCTCTTAAAAAAACTGCACCACCTTATaagcattttattttttaaaaatttaataaattatattttaaagggTAATCTTTATCctctttatatatagttatagatatGTGATGTCAAAGATTCTTGAACTCCCAATATTTGGTCTATTGACATTTCTGGGTCTCGCTCCTCGAATTCTTCAATAAATCACTACGCCAAAAACAGTTTTTGGCAGCGCCACTTAGACAGCGCTTATttccaaaagcgctgctatacataaaaaataaaataaaacacgggaTATATACACAAAACTGggtaaaagcgctgttaaaaggtGCACTTTAAAAAGCGCTTTATGAAAGGGCTGTCATAGACTCACATTAGAAAGCGCTTGTTTGAAAGCGCTAGCATAGGCCCCCGTTACAAAGCGTTTTTTATAAACGCTGCCATAGGTCCAGTGTTTGTTTTCCTAAAAAGCGCTGCTacagtaaataataataaaaaaaataaaacaaaataaaaactaatgaaattagatttagggtttttcaccgtttctttctctctctcaccgTAACAGTACCCTCTCACCATTCTTTCTCTCTCACCCTAACATTACCTCACTTCTCTCTCACCGCTGCCGTTACAAAATCGATTCACACCGCCGCC is from Vicia villosa cultivar HV-30 ecotype Madison, WI unplaced genomic scaffold, Vvil1.0 ctg.000451F_1_1_3, whole genome shotgun sequence and encodes:
- the LOC131628409 gene encoding tubby-like F-box protein 8, producing the protein MSFRSIVRDVRDGIGSLWSPRFEVRLPGDQNGKSRSSVHELQDQPPVIQNSRWASLPPELLRDVIKRLESNESTWPSRKHVVACAAVCKSWREMCKEIVSSLEYCGKITFPVSLKQPGYRDGPIQCFIKRDKSKLTYHLFLCLSPALLVENGKFLLSAKRTRRTICNEYVISMDADNISRSSSTYIGKLRSNNFLGTKFIIYDTQPPYNNAQLAAPPGRNSSRFYSKKVSPKVPSGNYNVAQVTYGFNVLGTRGPRTQGPRRMNCTMYSIPSSSLEPGGVVPGQPELISRSLEDSFRSLSFARSIDNSTEFSSCRFSGIMGASIMEDRNEDEEGKERPLVLKNKSSGWNEQQQCWCLDFRGRVTVTSVKNFQLIASTQPAAVPPCAATGPAPSQPAQSDHDKIILQFGKVGEDMFTMDYRYPLSAFQAFAICLTSFDTNIY